A genomic stretch from Aminobacter aminovorans includes:
- a CDS encoding SurA N-terminal domain-containing protein, whose amino-acid sequence MLESMRSAAGTWVAKLLLLLLVVSFAIWGISGQMMSQLGGDQVVTAGGTTVSGVEYRLAYDRQLNVMSQQFGQRLTRDQANALGIDNQVLSQLVAGAVLDEQARKLGLGLSKDRLAELTWDDPTFRGADGKFDRQAFEYILRQIGMRPEDYLKNRAQVAVRQQIVEAVSDGLEAPDTFLRAVALYRGEDRTIDYLPLPKSLVEPIAAPGDDVLKAWFEENKRNYAAPEFRKLSYVKLEPEDIMDAAAITEEQARQDYDKNKSHFTTAETRKIDQLVLGADAAKAASDAIKGGATFDKVVADQGKTAADVALGTLTKDRIADKAVADAAFALQANQVSDVVQGAFGPVLVRVSEITPEAVKTFDEVKDQIRNELAMAEANRILLDVHDSYEDARAAGESMKAAADKLKLKMVTIDAIDRAGQRPDGTVVNDLPDSRNLIQAAFTAESGTENPPLNVGTNGFVFYEVDEITPARDRSLDEVREKVVADWTAAEATKRLKAKADELEKRLKDGASLEVIAGELKLEKQTKRGLKREADDADFGREGASAMFAMGQGGTGIIPAPAGDAQILFKIAEVFEPAGADKSAVPEDAQKQFASGMSDDLLDQIVAQLQGEYQATIDQAAITRALAVGTP is encoded by the coding sequence ATGCTCGAATCGATGCGAAGTGCTGCTGGAACCTGGGTTGCGAAGCTGTTGCTTCTGCTTCTCGTCGTCAGCTTCGCCATCTGGGGCATCTCGGGTCAGATGATGAGCCAGTTGGGCGGCGACCAGGTGGTCACGGCCGGCGGCACGACCGTGTCAGGCGTTGAATATCGCCTCGCCTATGACCGCCAGCTGAACGTCATGTCGCAGCAGTTCGGCCAACGCCTGACCCGTGACCAGGCCAACGCACTCGGCATCGACAACCAGGTGCTTTCGCAGCTCGTCGCCGGTGCGGTGCTTGACGAACAGGCTCGCAAGCTTGGTCTCGGCCTGTCCAAGGACCGCCTCGCCGAACTCACCTGGGACGACCCGACCTTCCGTGGCGCCGACGGCAAGTTCGACCGCCAGGCTTTTGAATACATCCTGCGCCAGATCGGCATGCGCCCCGAGGACTATCTGAAGAACCGCGCCCAGGTCGCTGTCCGCCAGCAGATCGTCGAAGCCGTTTCCGATGGCCTCGAGGCTCCCGACACCTTCCTGCGTGCCGTCGCACTTTACCGCGGTGAAGACCGCACCATCGACTACCTGCCGCTGCCCAAGTCGCTCGTCGAGCCGATCGCAGCGCCTGGCGATGACGTGCTCAAGGCCTGGTTCGAGGAAAACAAGAGGAACTACGCCGCACCCGAGTTCCGCAAGCTGAGCTACGTCAAGCTCGAGCCGGAAGACATCATGGACGCGGCTGCCATCACCGAAGAACAGGCGCGCCAGGACTACGACAAGAACAAGTCGCACTTCACCACCGCCGAAACGCGCAAGATCGACCAGTTGGTTCTCGGCGCCGATGCGGCGAAGGCTGCGTCCGACGCGATCAAGGGCGGTGCGACATTCGACAAGGTCGTCGCCGACCAGGGCAAGACTGCCGCGGACGTGGCGCTCGGCACGCTGACCAAGGACAGGATCGCCGACAAGGCGGTCGCCGACGCCGCCTTCGCGCTGCAGGCCAACCAGGTCAGCGACGTCGTCCAGGGCGCCTTCGGCCCGGTGCTGGTCCGCGTCAGCGAGATCACGCCGGAAGCCGTCAAGACCTTCGACGAGGTCAAGGACCAGATCCGCAATGAGCTGGCGATGGCCGAAGCCAACCGCATCCTGCTCGACGTGCATGACTCCTACGAGGACGCCCGCGCCGCCGGTGAGTCGATGAAGGCTGCCGCCGACAAGCTGAAGCTCAAGATGGTGACGATCGATGCCATCGACCGCGCCGGCCAGCGGCCGGACGGTACCGTCGTGAACGATCTGCCGGACTCACGCAACCTGATCCAGGCAGCCTTCACCGCGGAGTCCGGCACCGAAAACCCGCCGCTCAATGTCGGCACCAATGGTTTCGTGTTCTACGAGGTCGACGAGATCACGCCTGCCCGCGACCGCTCGCTCGACGAGGTACGCGAGAAGGTCGTCGCCGACTGGACCGCCGCCGAAGCGACGAAGCGTCTCAAGGCAAAAGCCGACGAGTTGGAGAAGCGGCTGAAGGACGGTGCCTCGCTCGAGGTGATCGCCGGCGAGCTCAAGCTCGAAAAGCAGACCAAGCGCGGTCTCAAGCGGGAAGCCGACGATGCCGATTTCGGCCGCGAGGGTGCTTCCGCGATGTTTGCCATGGGCCAGGGCGGCACCGGCATCATCCCCGCTCCTGCCGGCGACGCGCAGATCCTGTTCAAGATCGCCGAAGTGTTCGAGCCGGCCGGCGCTGACAAGAGCGCGGTGCCGGAGGACGCGCAGAAGCAGTTTGCCTCTGGCATGTCGGACGACCTGCTCGATCAGATCGTCGCCCAGCTCCAGGGCGAGTATCAGGCAACGATCGACCAGGCGGCGATCACCCGTGCACTTGCGGTGGGAACGCCATGA
- the tpiA gene encoding triose-phosphate isomerase codes for MTPGIRPLVAGNWKMNGTSNSLNELRGIAGGFMSGLDAETDALLCVPATLLSRAAEILHRTPVKTGGQDCHAKESGAHTGDVSAEMLRDAGASHVIVGHSERRTDHGETDEIVRAKAEAAWRAGLVAVICVGETHTEREGGTTLQVLSRQIDGSVPSTATPVNAVIAYEPVWAIGTGLTPTVADVAEAHAHIRERLAAKLGASAAKMRILYGGSVKPSNANELLAVANVDGALVGGASLKAADFLGIADAYRKL; via the coding sequence ATGACGCCAGGAATCCGCCCACTTGTTGCCGGCAACTGGAAAATGAACGGCACCAGCAACTCGCTCAACGAATTGCGCGGCATTGCCGGCGGCTTCATGAGCGGCCTCGATGCCGAGACCGACGCGCTTCTGTGCGTGCCGGCAACGCTGCTTTCGCGTGCAGCCGAAATCCTGCACCGCACCCCCGTCAAGACAGGTGGCCAGGATTGTCATGCCAAGGAGAGCGGCGCCCATACCGGCGACGTCTCGGCTGAGATGCTCAGGGATGCCGGTGCCAGCCACGTCATCGTTGGCCACTCCGAGCGCCGCACCGACCACGGCGAAACCGACGAAATCGTCCGTGCCAAGGCGGAAGCGGCATGGCGGGCAGGGTTGGTGGCCGTCATCTGCGTCGGCGAGACCCATACCGAGCGCGAGGGCGGAACGACGCTTCAGGTCCTGTCGCGCCAGATCGACGGCTCCGTGCCTTCGACCGCGACGCCGGTCAACGCCGTCATTGCCTATGAGCCCGTCTGGGCGATCGGCACCGGCTTGACCCCCACCGTGGCCGATGTCGCCGAAGCGCACGCGCATATCCGCGAACGCCTTGCTGCGAAACTGGGTGCCTCGGCCGCCAAAATGCGCATTCTTTATGGTGGCTCGGTCAAGCCGTCCAATGCCAACGAACTTCTGGCTGTCGCCAACGTCGATGGCGCGCTGGTCGGCGGCGCCAGCCTCAAGGCCGCCGACTTCCTCGGCATCGCCGACGCCTACCGCAAGCTCTGA
- the secG gene encoding preprotein translocase subunit SecG: METVLIVIHLMVVLALVGVVLLQRSEGGGLGIGGGSGFMTARGAANALTRATAILATVFFVTSLTLSIVARYGAKPTDILDRVPTTQSGTTGGKGVLDQLGGSTAPAAPATTTPDAPASDGTAPATPATQPAAPAASGTEQPAPATPAAPATPQVPN; encoded by the coding sequence ATGGAAACCGTCCTCATCGTCATTCACTTGATGGTCGTGCTCGCCCTTGTCGGCGTTGTGCTTCTGCAGCGCTCTGAAGGCGGTGGCCTTGGCATCGGTGGCGGATCGGGCTTCATGACGGCGCGCGGCGCTGCCAACGCGCTGACGCGCGCCACCGCCATCCTGGCGACGGTGTTTTTCGTGACGTCGCTGACGTTGTCGATCGTCGCTCGTTACGGTGCTAAGCCGACCGATATCCTCGACCGCGTGCCGACTACCCAGAGTGGAACGACCGGTGGCAAGGGCGTTCTCGATCAGCTCGGCGGCTCGACCGCTCCTGCTGCACCCGCGACCACCACTCCGGACGCCCCGGCATCCGATGGCACGGCACCCGCAACCCCTGCGACTCAGCCTGCCGCACCCGCCGCGTCGGGCACCGAGCAGCCCGCTCCAGCTACGCCGGCCGCCCCTGCGACGCCTCAGGTTCCTAACTAA
- a CDS encoding L,D-transpeptidase: MSSTAFAATSAGTVAAPQPVASDVITVAAKSDAAELKLLKKKKKPTDEDLSRIKDLEAKIKADKEVARLKMLEAKKMAMRAAAKAKAEQARELARLKKTEKATTQVAAAAPAPKRNLQPLEVMKPIEPFTPDVAEVASSGNNGELRSEGQDRPRQTGLLAGIFGGSAPQQSMLPQTRALDAVLQAKQAKKQFKVKSDFEPQEVSFPGYERGQIVVDTGSRYLYLIESSSTARRYAIAVGREGLEFKGKATIGDKQEWPRWIPTKEMQEREPKKYGQYKDGMNGGPENPLGARAIYLYQGKKDTHIRIHGTNQPQTIGTNSSNGCFRMVNDHVMDLYSRVKMGSEVIVM; the protein is encoded by the coding sequence ATGAGCTCGACAGCCTTCGCCGCCACCTCGGCGGGAACGGTTGCGGCACCTCAGCCTGTCGCAAGCGACGTCATCACCGTCGCTGCCAAGAGCGACGCAGCTGAACTCAAGCTGCTCAAGAAAAAGAAGAAGCCGACCGACGAGGACCTGTCGCGAATCAAGGACCTTGAAGCCAAGATCAAGGCCGACAAGGAAGTCGCGCGCCTCAAGATGCTCGAAGCCAAGAAGATGGCGATGCGGGCCGCTGCGAAGGCAAAGGCCGAGCAGGCCCGCGAACTTGCCCGCCTGAAGAAGACCGAAAAGGCGACCACCCAGGTTGCTGCTGCCGCGCCGGCACCCAAGCGCAATCTCCAGCCGCTCGAAGTGATGAAGCCGATCGAGCCGTTTACACCCGACGTTGCTGAAGTGGCTTCCTCCGGCAACAATGGCGAGCTGCGCAGCGAGGGCCAGGATCGGCCGCGCCAGACCGGTCTGCTCGCCGGTATCTTCGGCGGCAGCGCGCCGCAGCAGTCGATGCTGCCGCAGACGCGCGCGCTCGACGCCGTGCTGCAGGCCAAGCAGGCCAAGAAGCAGTTCAAGGTGAAGTCCGACTTCGAGCCGCAGGAAGTGTCGTTCCCCGGCTATGAGCGTGGCCAGATCGTCGTCGATACCGGCTCGCGCTACCTCTATCTGATCGAATCGTCGTCGACGGCGCGCCGCTACGCCATTGCGGTCGGCCGCGAAGGCCTGGAGTTCAAGGGCAAGGCGACGATTGGCGACAAGCAGGAATGGCCGCGCTGGATCCCGACCAAGGAAATGCAGGAGCGCGAGCCCAAGAAGTACGGCCAGTACAAGGACGGCATGAACGGCGGACCGGAAAACCCGCTCGGCGCGCGCGCCATCTACCTTTACCAGGGCAAGAAGGATACCCATATCCGTATCCATGGAACCAACCAGCCGCAGACGATCGGCACAAACTCTTCGAACGGGTGCTTCCGCATGGTCAACGACCATGTCATGGATCTCTACAGCCGCGTGAAGATGGGCTCTGAAGTCATCGTCATGTAA
- a CDS encoding CTP synthase, with protein MNPMARYVFITGGVVSSLGKGIAAAALGALLQARGYRVRIRKLDPYLNVDPGTMSPYQHGEVFVTDDGAETDLDLGHYERFTGRSANQSDNITTGRIYKNIIERERRGDYLGATVQVIPHVTDEIKNFILDGNDEYDFVLCEIGGTVGDIEAMPFLEAIRQLGNDLPRNNAVYVHLTLMPYIPTAGELKTKPTQHSVKELRSIGIAPDILLVRADRDIPKEERRKLSLFCNVRESAVIQALDVGHIYDVPLAYHKEGLDSEVLAAFGIDPAPKPRLDPWQNVSQLIHNPEGEVTIAVVGKYTGLKDAYKSLIEALSHGGLANNVKVKLDWIESEVFEKEDPAPFLEKVHGILVPGGFGERGSEGKILAAKFARERKVPYFGICFGMQMACIEAARSLAGIENASSTEFGSTKEPVVGLMTEWLKGNMLEKRKASGDLGGTMRLGAFEAKLAEGSKIAEIYGDTDISERHRHRYEVNIDYKDRLEECGLVFAGMSPDGVLPETVEYPDHPWFIGVQYHPELKSRPLEPHPLFASFIEAAVEQSRLV; from the coding sequence ATGAATCCCATGGCGCGATATGTTTTTATTACCGGCGGCGTGGTCTCTTCCCTTGGAAAAGGCATAGCCGCAGCGGCCCTAGGGGCTCTTCTGCAGGCACGCGGATATCGCGTGCGCATCCGAAAACTCGATCCGTATCTCAATGTCGACCCGGGGACGATGTCGCCTTACCAGCACGGTGAGGTGTTCGTGACCGACGACGGGGCGGAAACCGACCTCGATCTCGGTCACTACGAGCGCTTCACCGGGCGTTCGGCGAACCAGAGCGACAACATCACCACCGGCCGCATCTACAAGAACATTATCGAACGCGAGCGGCGTGGCGACTATCTCGGCGCGACCGTGCAGGTCATCCCGCACGTCACCGACGAGATCAAGAACTTCATCCTCGACGGCAATGACGAGTACGACTTCGTGCTCTGCGAGATCGGCGGCACCGTCGGCGACATCGAAGCGATGCCGTTCCTCGAAGCGATCCGTCAGCTCGGCAACGATCTGCCGCGCAACAACGCGGTCTATGTCCACCTGACGCTGATGCCCTACATTCCCACGGCAGGCGAACTCAAGACCAAGCCGACCCAGCATTCGGTCAAGGAACTGCGCTCGATCGGTATTGCGCCCGACATCCTACTGGTGCGCGCCGACCGCGACATCCCGAAGGAAGAACGCCGCAAGCTGTCGCTGTTCTGCAATGTGCGCGAGTCCGCCGTCATCCAGGCCCTCGACGTCGGCCACATCTACGACGTGCCGCTGGCCTACCATAAGGAAGGTCTGGACTCGGAAGTGCTGGCAGCCTTCGGCATCGACCCGGCGCCCAAGCCCCGTCTCGATCCCTGGCAGAACGTCTCGCAGCTGATCCACAATCCGGAGGGCGAGGTCACCATCGCCGTGGTCGGCAAGTACACGGGGCTCAAGGATGCCTACAAGTCGCTGATCGAGGCGCTGTCGCATGGCGGTCTCGCCAACAACGTCAAAGTCAAGCTCGACTGGATCGAAAGCGAGGTCTTCGAGAAGGAAGATCCGGCACCGTTCCTGGAAAAGGTGCACGGCATCCTGGTGCCCGGTGGCTTTGGCGAGCGCGGCTCGGAAGGCAAAATTCTTGCGGCCAAATTCGCTCGCGAGCGCAAGGTGCCGTATTTCGGCATCTGCTTCGGCATGCAGATGGCCTGCATCGAGGCGGCGCGTTCGCTCGCCGGCATCGAGAACGCCTCGTCGACCGAGTTCGGCTCGACCAAGGAGCCGGTCGTCGGCCTGATGACCGAATGGCTCAAGGGCAACATGCTCGAGAAGCGCAAGGCTTCGGGCGATCTCGGCGGCACGATGCGTCTCGGCGCATTCGAAGCAAAGCTGGCAGAAGGTTCGAAGATCGCCGAGATCTATGGCGATACCGATATCTCCGAGCGTCACCGCCACCGCTACGAGGTCAACATCGACTACAAGGATCGCCTCGAAGAGTGCGGTCTGGTCTTTGCCGGCATGTCGCCTGACGGCGTGCTGCCCGAAACGGTCGAATACCCGGACCATCCCTGGTTCATCGGCGTCCAGTACCATCCGGAGCTGAAAAGCCGTCCGCTGGAGCCGCATCCACTGTTTGCAAGCTTCATCGAAGCCGCCGTTGAACAGAGCCGGCTGGTCTGA
- a CDS encoding DUF1697 domain-containing protein, with protein sequence MTTYVALLYSIVLGPGRRVVMSDLRDMATALGLENPRTLVATGNLVFEAEGKTVSALERELEAGFALKFGKHVDIIIRNAAGWRKLVAANPFKAESELHADQVGVRVMRQPVKSEVVERLRPYVAADEKLTSVDGDIWLYFSRNTPSSRLLGALTPKRAGGVGTARNWNTVRRLGDMVAS encoded by the coding sequence ATGACCACCTATGTCGCGCTCCTCTACAGCATCGTCCTTGGCCCTGGCCGGCGCGTCGTCATGTCCGATCTGCGCGACATGGCCACGGCGCTCGGCCTGGAAAATCCACGCACGCTGGTGGCCACCGGCAATCTCGTCTTCGAGGCCGAGGGCAAGACTGTTTCCGCGCTGGAGCGCGAGCTCGAAGCGGGCTTTGCCCTGAAATTTGGCAAGCATGTCGACATCATCATCCGAAATGCCGCTGGCTGGCGGAAGCTTGTGGCGGCCAATCCATTCAAGGCCGAATCCGAACTTCACGCCGATCAGGTGGGTGTCCGCGTGATGCGCCAGCCGGTGAAATCTGAAGTCGTAGAGCGGCTTCGCCCTTATGTCGCCGCCGACGAAAAGCTCACATCCGTCGACGGCGACATCTGGCTCTATTTCTCCCGCAATACCCCTTCGTCCCGGCTGCTTGGCGCGTTGACGCCCAAGCGCGCCGGTGGGGTCGGGACCGCGCGCAACTGGAACACGGTGCGCCGATTGGGCGACATGGTGGCATCGTAG
- a CDS encoding VOC family protein, giving the protein MTKTDSPRPLDHVVLPTGDLALARERLTALGFTVSPQGTHPFGTINCCVYLSDGTFLEPLAVGDKPAADKAIVEGNAFVARDRLFRDAHGDEGFSAVVFGTGDADADHCEFVAAGVSAGSRLDFSRPFVDASGKSDQASFRLAFAAQPNADADAFFFTCERANAPAVDRSALQAHGNGARRVLAVELAAGDVAAAGKLLATVARSKADDVGVPLANASLAIRSEPNALGIRLEAMVFAVDDLAATKALLVERTVAHDLDGQRLVVPAAPGQGATFIFEEQK; this is encoded by the coding sequence ATGACGAAAACCGACAGCCCGCGACCGCTCGACCACGTGGTCCTGCCCACCGGCGACTTGGCATTGGCGCGTGAGCGGCTCACTGCACTTGGCTTCACCGTATCGCCGCAGGGCACGCACCCGTTCGGAACGATCAACTGTTGCGTCTATCTGAGCGACGGCACCTTCCTGGAGCCGCTTGCGGTCGGTGACAAGCCCGCGGCCGACAAGGCGATTGTCGAGGGCAATGCGTTTGTCGCGCGCGATCGCCTTTTCCGAGACGCACATGGCGACGAGGGCTTTTCGGCAGTCGTGTTCGGAACCGGTGATGCCGATGCCGACCATTGCGAGTTCGTGGCGGCAGGCGTATCGGCCGGCAGCCGGCTCGATTTTTCGCGTCCGTTCGTCGACGCCTCAGGCAAGTCTGATCAAGCATCGTTTCGGTTGGCATTTGCCGCCCAGCCGAACGCCGACGCGGATGCCTTCTTTTTCACCTGCGAGCGCGCCAACGCGCCTGCGGTCGACCGGTCAGCGCTTCAAGCTCATGGCAATGGCGCCAGGCGCGTGTTGGCGGTCGAGCTCGCTGCCGGGGATGTGGCTGCGGCGGGCAAGCTGCTCGCAACCGTTGCCCGCAGCAAGGCGGACGACGTCGGCGTGCCGCTTGCAAATGCATCGCTTGCCATCCGTAGCGAGCCGAACGCGCTCGGCATTCGCCTCGAAGCCATGGTCTTTGCCGTCGATGACCTTGCCGCGACAAAGGCGCTTCTTGTCGAACGTACAGTCGCGCACGATCTGGACGGCCAGCGCCTGGTGGTGCCGGCAGCGCCGGGGCAGGGTGCAACCTTCATTTTCGAGGAGCAGAAATGA
- the kdsA gene encoding 3-deoxy-8-phosphooctulonate synthase: MTKPNANVTVGTTLFANDAPLSLIAGPCQFESRQHAFDMAGKLKELTQKLGIGFVYKSSFDKANRSSLSSTRGAGLNAALPVFADLRKELGVTVITDVHNEEQCAIVAEVVDVLQIPAFLSRQTDLLIAAARTGKVVNVKKGQFLAPWDMKNVVAKVTGSGNPNVLVTERGTSFGYNTLVSDMRGLPVMADIGAPVIFDATHSVQQPGGLGATSGGERRFVETLARAAVAVGVAGVFIETHEDPDNSTSSDGPNMVPFKDMPALLERLMAFDRIAKG, from the coding sequence ATGACCAAGCCGAATGCAAATGTGACGGTCGGCACGACCCTCTTCGCCAATGACGCGCCGCTGTCGCTGATTGCTGGTCCGTGCCAGTTCGAATCGCGCCAGCATGCCTTCGACATGGCCGGCAAGCTCAAGGAGCTGACCCAGAAGCTCGGCATCGGCTTCGTCTACAAGTCGAGCTTCGACAAGGCCAACCGCAGTTCGCTGTCGAGCACGCGCGGTGCCGGCCTCAATGCCGCGCTGCCCGTTTTCGCCGACCTGCGCAAGGAACTCGGCGTCACTGTCATCACCGACGTTCACAATGAAGAGCAGTGCGCCATCGTCGCCGAAGTTGTCGACGTGCTGCAGATCCCGGCCTTCCTCAGCCGCCAGACCGACCTGCTCATCGCTGCCGCCAGGACCGGCAAGGTCGTCAACGTCAAGAAGGGTCAGTTCCTGGCACCCTGGGACATGAAGAACGTCGTCGCCAAGGTGACCGGCTCGGGCAACCCGAACGTACTGGTGACCGAACGCGGCACGTCCTTCGGCTACAACACGCTGGTCTCAGACATGCGCGGCCTGCCTGTCATGGCCGATATCGGTGCGCCTGTGATCTTCGATGCCACCCATTCTGTGCAGCAGCCAGGCGGGCTGGGCGCCACGTCGGGCGGCGAGCGCCGCTTCGTCGAAACGCTGGCGCGCGCGGCCGTTGCCGTTGGCGTCGCCGGTGTGTTCATCGAAACGCACGAGGACCCCGACAATTCGACCTCGTCAGATGGTCCCAACATGGTACCGTTCAAGGACATGCCGGCACTGCTCGAACGCCTGATGGCCTTCGACCGCATCGCCAAGGGCTGA
- a CDS encoding dodecin family protein, whose product MSVARVTEITSSSTKSFKDAIEEGIARASKTLKNVEGAWIQDQKVVVENGKIVAYRVNMKVTFILAD is encoded by the coding sequence ATGTCTGTTGCCCGCGTTACCGAAATCACCTCATCGTCGACCAAGAGTTTCAAGGACGCCATCGAAGAGGGCATCGCGCGCGCCTCGAAGACGCTCAAGAATGTCGAGGGCGCCTGGATCCAGGACCAGAAGGTGGTCGTTGAAAACGGCAAGATCGTTGCCTACCGCGTCAACATGAAGGTGACCTTCATCCTCGCCGACTGA
- a CDS encoding PRC-barrel domain-containing protein codes for MTTQTGHTAAIPASRVIGTNVYNVAGETIGKIEDVMLDKLSNGIMFAVIGFGGFLGIGERYHAIPWSTLDFDKGRGGYVVPFSREQLKAAPSYSVNELTEDDGRLARDASYQHYRVEPYWH; via the coding sequence ATGACGACCCAGACTGGTCATACCGCAGCCATTCCCGCATCGCGGGTCATCGGTACCAACGTCTACAATGTTGCCGGTGAGACGATCGGCAAGATCGAGGACGTGATGCTCGACAAGCTGTCGAACGGCATCATGTTCGCCGTCATCGGCTTCGGCGGTTTCCTGGGCATCGGCGAGCGCTACCACGCCATCCCGTGGTCGACGCTGGATTTCGACAAGGGCCGCGGCGGCTACGTCGTTCCGTTCTCCAGGGAGCAGCTCAAGGCGGCGCCTTCCTATTCGGTCAACGAACTGACCGAGGATGATGGCCGTCTGGCGCGCGACGCTTCATACCAGCACTATCGTGTCGAGCCCTATTGGCACTGA
- the eno gene encoding phosphopyruvate hydratase yields the protein MTAIIDIIGREILDSRGNPTVEVDVVLEDGSMGRAAVPSGASTGAHEAMELRDGGPRYLGKGVERAVEAVNGELFEAIGGMEAENQIHIDQTMIELDGTPNKSRLGANAILGVSLAVAKAAAESSGLPLYRYVGGPNARVLPVPMMNIINGGAHADNPIDFQEFMIMPIGAPSLRDAVRWGSEIFHTLKKGLKEAGHNTNVGDEGGFAPNLKSAQAALDFVMASIEKAGFKPGEDVALALDCAATEFFKGGNYVYEGEKKTRDPKAQAKYLAKLAADYPIISIEDGMAEDDWEGWKYLTDICGDKVQLVGDDLFVTNSARLRDGIKMGVANSILVKVNQIGSLTETLDAVETAHKASYTAVMSHRSGETEDSTIADLAVATNCGQIKTGSLARSDRTAKYNQLIRIEEELGKQARFAGRSILRG from the coding sequence ATGACAGCAATCATCGACATTATCGGCCGCGAGATTCTCGACAGCCGCGGCAATCCCACCGTCGAGGTGGACGTGGTCCTCGAAGACGGTTCGATGGGCCGCGCGGCGGTTCCGTCTGGCGCATCGACCGGCGCCCATGAGGCGATGGAACTGCGCGACGGCGGCCCGCGCTATCTCGGCAAGGGTGTCGAGCGCGCTGTCGAAGCCGTCAATGGCGAGCTGTTCGAGGCGATCGGCGGCATGGAAGCCGAGAACCAGATCCACATCGACCAGACGATGATCGAGCTCGACGGCACCCCCAACAAGAGCCGCCTCGGCGCCAACGCCATCCTCGGCGTGTCGCTCGCCGTCGCCAAGGCGGCCGCCGAGTCGTCGGGCCTGCCGCTCTATCGTTATGTCGGCGGACCCAACGCTCGCGTGCTGCCGGTGCCGATGATGAACATCATCAATGGCGGCGCGCATGCCGACAATCCGATCGACTTCCAGGAATTCATGATCATGCCGATCGGTGCGCCTTCGCTGCGCGACGCCGTGCGCTGGGGCTCGGAGATCTTCCACACCCTCAAGAAGGGTCTGAAGGAAGCCGGCCACAACACCAATGTCGGCGACGAAGGCGGCTTCGCGCCGAACCTCAAGAGCGCGCAGGCTGCGCTCGACTTCGTCATGGCATCGATCGAGAAGGCCGGCTTCAAGCCTGGCGAGGACGTGGCACTGGCGCTCGATTGTGCCGCGACCGAGTTCTTCAAGGGCGGCAACTACGTCTATGAAGGCGAGAAGAAGACCCGCGATCCCAAGGCTCAGGCCAAGTACCTGGCCAAGCTCGCCGCCGACTACCCGATCATCTCGATCGAGGACGGCATGGCCGAGGACGACTGGGAAGGCTGGAAGTACCTGACAGACATCTGCGGCGACAAAGTGCAACTGGTCGGCGACGACCTGTTCGTCACCAACTCGGCCCGCCTGCGCGACGGCATCAAGATGGGCGTCGCCAACTCGATCCTGGTCAAAGTCAACCAGATCGGTTCGCTGACCGAGACGCTCGACGCAGTCGAGACCGCGCACAAGGCAAGCTACACCGCCGTCATGTCGCACCGTTCGGGTGAAACCGAGGATTCGACCATTGCCGATCTCGCCGTTGCCACCAACTGCGGACAGATCAAGACCGGCTCGCTCGCCCGTTCGGATCGCACCGCCAAGTACAACCAGCTCATCCGCATCGAAGAAGAGCTCGGCAAGCAGGCGCGCTTTGCTGGCAGGTCGATCCTGCGCGGCTGA
- a CDS encoding DUF6636 domain-containing protein, with amino-acid sequence MAAAFNWLPASPALAQDSTDGFRSPTGNIQCMFFDDDASIRCNIADKTTPLPPRPQDCELDWGNDFGLDETSRRGVLMCVGDTIVGDYPDLAYGETFERGDISCVSERSGVTCINGRGAGFALSRARQRLF; translated from the coding sequence ATGGCTGCCGCCTTCAACTGGCTTCCTGCGTCGCCCGCACTGGCGCAGGACTCGACGGATGGCTTCCGTTCGCCGACCGGCAACATCCAATGCATGTTCTTCGACGACGATGCATCGATACGCTGTAACATCGCCGACAAGACAACGCCATTGCCACCGCGCCCGCAGGACTGCGAACTGGACTGGGGCAATGATTTCGGCCTGGATGAAACGTCGAGACGCGGTGTGCTGATGTGCGTCGGCGACACGATCGTCGGCGACTATCCGGACCTGGCCTATGGCGAAACTTTCGAGCGCGGAGACATCAGCTGCGTCTCCGAGCGCTCGGGCGTGACCTGCATCAACGGGCGGGGCGCGGGATTTGCGCTTTCGCGGGCGCGACAGCGGCTGTTTTGA